The Acidisarcina polymorpha genome includes the window CTTACGAATATAGGCGTCTTCTCGCGCGACCAACTCAGGATCTTTCAGCGTCTGCGCGTCTCTGAATCCACCGCGTCCGGCACCCTGAATATTGTTCTCATGGTATAGCGGGCTGAGTGGCCAGGTATCCGAATATTGCCCGTTGAAAAAACAAATTTCCACCACAATCCCACGCTTCGCCGCCTGTGCAATGAAGTCCTTCAAGCGTGCGAAGTACGCAGGGTTCCAATGATCGAGGTCGAACTTATTCCCGGACAGTAGGTAACCGGGCTGGTTGCTTCGCGACCAGGGAAGAATTAGCGCCGACGGCTTCGCACCCAGGGTATTGCCAGTCACGAACTTCCCCATTGGCTCGAAGAGATAGCCAGGGTAAATACGCGTATAGTTCAACCCATACTTTTGTAGCGCGTCAAAGTACTTTAGGTAATCGAAATCTGCATTGATAACCGCTCCATAATGCTCAGCAGAGGTAATCAGCAACGTCGGCTTGCCCTGAAAGTCATAGTAGTGTGGATTGACGGGATCCGCCTGGACGGTTTGCGCATTAAATCGAGCGACGGATAGCACAAGAGACAGTAACAACGCTTTCATTGAGAATTCACCGGCTTTCTAAGCATTTCGAACTATATTCTCTGCGTACTCAGAACCAACACCCAATCGCTATCGCGGTCGTGGTTTTTTGCTGGCGGAGTAAATTGTTGAATCCCCTGGTTCTCGAAAGGCTCGGGACGAATAGTGGTGTATCTGCCATTTGTTGGGTCGAACCATCGCGCATACGCGGCCCCCTTTAAGCTCGCCATATTCAAGGTGATCGACCTTGCGGTTGGCATGTAAACCACTACGATTGAACCGTCCGACGTTTTGGCGGCCGTAGAGTATTCAGCCTGACTGACGCGAGTGCGAAGATCTCCGTAGTTTCCCATCCCGGCTACCAGAACCGAATGATCCTGATCGGGAACAAGATCCTGCCACGGCAGTGTGGCAAAGAACTTCTTCCATATCGTGAGCTGCATCACGCCTGGGGTGTCAAGATGCGTTTCCCATCCGGATTTGAAAGACCAGGTATAGGCGTTGCCATAAAACTGCCCAGTACCACCGGTCAACATCGTCCAGTATTCTTCTCTCCTGAGCACAGGAGGATACCCGTAGTCCGGGGGCTTGCCGGCGTCCTCCAGGTCGTAATGTGCCTCAACCAGATAGGTCGGAGCAACTGGAGTCTGGTTGTAGCTGTGAAGCATCTGGATATAGGTAGGTGAATACGCATAGGTGCTATTGATCTCGGCGAGTGGCACCCAGGTGGGATCATCATAAGACGAGCTGTTGAAGACATTTAGCTCCACCGTTTGAATATGTTTCGGGTCGGTGGTCCGAATTCCGTTGGACACAGCCTGCACCAGCGAATCATCTTGGACATCTTTCCAGGTATTGAAGTCATTGCCGTTGAGCCAGGCGACATTAGGAAACCTCTTATAACGACTACCTAGATATTCTCCGTAGGCCCTCGCGGCTGCCGGTCCGTTATTGCGAAGGGTCGGAAGCCAACCAATCGTCTCGATCGGATCGATAAAGACCAGAATCCCGTGGTTGCCGGCAAGGACAACTATCTTATCGAGACGGGAAAAGTAAGCTTCATTCGGCTTGCTTAGATCGTAATGGGCGAAGTCCTTCCCACCCGGTAGATAGCCCGTGAAGGGGCGAATTCCGTTAGGAGTGCTGGCATCGAGATTAGTGGGAAAATCATGGCCCGCACAAGCTACGTCGATCCACCCCACCGTATTAAATTCATGTGCCTGGCGGTTGGCAAAGTATTCGTCCGCCTCTTTTTCGCTAAGCCGCGACATTAAGCCCTGCGGAGTATCCCCGACAATCAGGAAGGGGGTGCCGCGTTGGTCTACCAGATAGCGCTTATTATCACTGACCTTCACGGGATAAACTGCGGATATCCCGGAGGCCGCTACCTGGGCGGGGGCGGCTTGAACGCATATGCCGACACCTAACATAACCAGCAGCCCCAGGCAGGTCGCGCTTAGCGCTGCATGCTGGTGTCGACGGTTCGTTCGTTGATCGATCCTTTTTGCCATCCTAAGTTTCCTTCTGCATGGGCTGCGGTTCATGATCTGCGCACCCTTAAAACTCCAGGCGAAACGTGGCTTGTCCCTGACGGTTGCTGATCCGCGAACTCAGATTGGTAATCTGGCCAAATGTAGTATCGAGAGAATTCGTGTCCGGCCCCTGAAGCTGCGTCCGATTAAACGCGTTGAAGTAATCGACCCGTAGTGATGCGAGGAATCTATCTGTTATATGAAACGACTTGATAACGTTGAAATTCTCGATGCTCAAGGGTGGTGTTCGCAGCGCCGCATAAGCTCGTTTGGAGTCGCCGATTTGCCACGGGCCGGTGTTCGCAAAGGCGTTCGTCGTGAATTGAGTCGGCGCCAAGGGCAACTTTCCTGTAAAGAATTTCTTGGAACGGCCATAGCCATAGGTCTTTAAAGACACCAAAGGATCGATGTTTGGCCGGTCGAATCCGTTGACCAAAAGCGGATTGAAACCGTTTTGTGCGCCAAACGGATTGCCCCCGGCGTACTGCAGGATGACGCTAATCTGCCATCCGCCAAGAAGTTGGCCCGCCAAACCGCGCGAGTTCAAATATTTTTTCCCGGGACCGACTGGTAATTCATAGGTTCCCACCAACTTCACGTTATAAAGCTGATCGAGAGATGAGGGCACGTACTCGGGCTTGGGGTTATATGCATTCAGGCCGTTCGGCGACTGCGGGCTTGATCCAATCGACGTATTGGCGGTATTCCGCGCAAGCGTAAGGTTAGCCAAATAACTCAGACCGCCCGAAAACCGCTTTTCCCCCTGAACCTGCAATGCGTTATAAAACGCAGTTCTGTCCATCTCATAGACCGGGAAGAATCCACCGAATTGAGGAAAGGGTGTCAAAGCCTGCTCCAGCGTCGCGGAACCTCCGAACTGCTGGGAGAACTCCGGATACGGTTGCTGGAAGCCCGCCGCGATGACCGCGGGATCCAGAATATTGGCGCTTAGAAGGCTGCCGTACTGCAGCACGGACGGGTTGGGCTGGTTGGATAGCTCAAGAGTGGTTGGGAGATGAATCGCACGGTTCCCAACATAAGCCGCCGTCAAGAACATATTCCATGGAAGCTCTCTCTGCACCCGGAAGCTCCAGGCGGAATCGTAGGGAGCGGTGCCGACCGAAGGCGAGTTTGGCAAGCCCGGAGAAGGGTTGCGATGCCTGAAGGGAAAGTCGAAAATCACACCCGCGTTTCCGATAGATGGACTAAACGGAGTTGGCTGCGGGAATGGCAATGTTTGACTGTCCCAGTTTCCGTAGCCGGGAGTGCTGCTCCCTGTCGACGCCCGGAGAAAGGATCCGTTGAGCAGGTCGGTCATGAAGGAAGCGCTTTCGGCAGTGCCATACTCATAGGCGCCGCCATTCAGTATGGTAATGTAGAAGCCGGCCTGGAGGACGGTCTTCGAATTCAGCATGTAGGAAAGGCCCACTCTGGGCTGAAAGTATCTCCAGTGAATGTCCGCGCGGTCGATTCCTGCGCACCCTGGGCAATGGCCAAATTTGGTGGCCGCGCCGGGGATTCCGCCCGCCCCTGGATTCGGCGCTGTGCGGTCCACGAAGATGATGTTGTTCCCAATGGCTGTAAAGGGCACCAGGATGTCCCACCGGAGGCCGGTGTTCACCGTCAGTCGATTCGAGAGCTTGAAGTCGTCCTGGGCATAGATTGCGAATGCGTTGTTTCTCAGTTTCGATTCCGCAGAAAAAATTCGTTCACTGGCGTCGACATCTCCAAGCAGGAAGCTCGCAAAGGAACTGCCATAACTTCCAAAGTTTGGGTCGTTGGAATTAGGAGTGGAGGTCGTCCTCTGGCTGAAGTTGAATGTGCCGCCGCATTGGACGCAGGCTATGAGGTCTTGATAGGTGCGCCGGTACTGACCGCCTAAATTCAAGGTGTGGCGCCCCTTCGTCAAAAGCCAGTTATTGACGAGTACGACGCCCAGGGTGCGGTTATTACTAACGGTGAGTCCGCCGGAGCAGCACTGAAGAAAAGAGCCCGGAGTGGTCACTCCCCAACTTGTCGGCGCATTTTGTCCATCGAAATTGATGTAAGGCAGCGTGGTTCCACCGGCCACGCCGCCGAAGCTGACATGAGAGTTGGCGTTGTGCATGCCGGCGATATTTTCAACCCAGTCCGCCCCCGCGGTGACGACCAGGTTAGCGTTGAAGGTTTTTACATAGTTGAGCAGAAAGCCGGCGCCAACATTCGTGTTATCGATCACGCTTTGCAGCGGATTGCTGATCGGGACGATCCCTGCCTCAGTCAGAGTTGGCGAGCTGAAGGAAGCGCGCCATTGGCTCCAGTGGATGCTCTGGGTTGACGTCAGATTCTCGTCCATCGTGTAGTCCCATAGAGTCTGCTTGACTGGGACCGAAGAAATCGCCGGCGAAGCGTTGTTTTGCAGGCCGGAGTTGGTGCCAACCCTATTTGGATTGGGAATTGACGGCAACAGAGATACGGCCAACGGGCTAAAGCGGGAAGTCGGAATGATGTTCGCTGGAAACGGACTGCCGGTTTGAGGGTCATAAATCGGAATTAGATTTCCGTTAGCGTCGACGAAGCTGCTGAAGTCCCCGTTTTTCATTGCTGTCGTTGGCACTGTTCCTATAGCTGTTTCAGCGAGA containing:
- a CDS encoding DUF4038 domain-containing protein; this encodes MAKRIDQRTNRRHQHAALSATCLGLLVMLGVGICVQAAPAQVAASGISAVYPVKVSDNKRYLVDQRGTPFLIVGDTPQGLMSRLSEKEADEYFANRQAHEFNTVGWIDVACAGHDFPTNLDASTPNGIRPFTGYLPGGKDFAHYDLSKPNEAYFSRLDKIVVLAGNHGILVFIDPIETIGWLPTLRNNGPAAARAYGEYLGSRYKRFPNVAWLNGNDFNTWKDVQDDSLVQAVSNGIRTTDPKHIQTVELNVFNSSSYDDPTWVPLAEINSTYAYSPTYIQMLHSYNQTPVAPTYLVEAHYDLEDAGKPPDYGYPPVLRREEYWTMLTGGTGQFYGNAYTWSFKSGWETHLDTPGVMQLTIWKKFFATLPWQDLVPDQDHSVLVAGMGNYGDLRTRVSQAEYSTAAKTSDGSIVVVYMPTARSITLNMASLKGAAYARWFDPTNGRYTTIRPEPFENQGIQQFTPPAKNHDRDSDWVLVLSTQRI
- a CDS encoding carboxypeptidase-like regulatory domain-containing protein, whose product is MTRTLGRSPKYFRCGPDFALLAAMICSAFVLLSGGRLNAQVENGINGTVTDSSGAVVPSANVTATNTSTGVVSRAATSSAGTFRLVGLIPGSYSVVVDAAGFKTERTDTVVEVAQMQSLSFQMQLGATSETVNVKEADISLNTTSPQVGTTLEPELVKSAPIEINGLARQIDAFIYLAPGVQGSATSHNINGGVTFENEVQFNGVPVAFVQYQGNQTYINPPYESVSEFRVNSSTFDSQFGLGQGAVVFNMASGTNQLHGDAFEILRNQLFDSAGFFPTNFSRDGHATAPVNHQNDYGFTVGGPVWIPRLYDGRDRTFFHVSADWFRQNLAETAIGTVPTTAMKNGDFSSFVDANGNLIPIYDPQTGSPFPANIIPTSRFSPLAVSLLPSIPNPNRVGTNSGLQNNASPAISSVPVKQTLWDYTMDENLTSTQSIHWSQWRASFSSPTLTEAGIVPISNPLQSVIDNTNVGAGFLLNYVKTFNANLVVTAGADWVENIAGMHNANSHVSFGGVAGGTTLPYINFDGQNAPTSWGVTTPGSFLQCCSGGLTVSNNRTLGVVLVNNWLLTKGRHTLNLGGQYRRTYQDLIACVQCGGTFNFSQRTTSTPNSNDPNFGSYGSSFASFLLGDVDASERIFSAESKLRNNAFAIYAQDDFKLSNRLTVNTGLRWDILVPFTAIGNNIIFVDRTAPNPGAGGIPGAATKFGHCPGCAGIDRADIHWRYFQPRVGLSYMLNSKTVLQAGFYITILNGGAYEYGTAESASFMTDLLNGSFLRASTGSSTPGYGNWDSQTLPFPQPTPFSPSIGNAGVIFDFPFRHRNPSPGLPNSPSVGTAPYDSAWSFRVQRELPWNMFLTAAYVGNRAIHLPTTLELSNQPNPSVLQYGSLLSANILDPAVIAAGFQQPYPEFSQQFGGSATLEQALTPFPQFGGFFPVYEMDRTAFYNALQVQGEKRFSGGLSYLANLTLARNTANTSIGSSPQSPNGLNAYNPKPEYVPSSLDQLYNVKLVGTYELPVGPGKKYLNSRGLAGQLLGGWQISVILQYAGGNPFGAQNGFNPLLVNGFDRPNIDPLVSLKTYGYGRSKKFFTGKLPLAPTQFTTNAFANTGPWQIGDSKRAYAALRTPPLSIENFNVIKSFHITDRFLASLRVDYFNAFNRTQLQGPDTNSLDTTFGQITNLSSRISNRQGQATFRLEF